AACATGAATAGCAAAATCATCTTGGCTTCTACCTCGGTTTATCGCAAAGAAATTCTTCAAAAGTTACAACTGCCCTTCGAGTGTATATCGCCAAATATAGACGAAAGCCCCTATGAAAATGAAACAGCACAAGCATTAGTGTTAAGACTTGCAGAAGCTAAAGCCTTTGCAGGGACTGAATTATACAATTCTATAAATAAAAATGATCAAAATGAAAGCTCATCAGTACTTGTTATTGGTTCTGATCAAGTGGCTGTAATAGATGGTCAAATTATTGGTAAACCTCACACTACTGAAAAAGCTATAAAGCAATTACAACAAGCATCAGGTAAAGCAATTACCTTTTATACAGGTCTTAGTGTAATAAATAGTCATACTAAGCAGGTATTCAGTTTAATCGAACCATTTACCGTGCACTTCAGAGAATTGACTCTTGCAGAAATTACGCGTTATGTTGAACTAGAACAACCTTTATACTGTGCTGGCAGCTTTAAAGCTGAAGGACTAGGAATCGCTCTGTTTGAAAAGCTTGAAGGCGATGACCCTAACACCTTGATTGGCTTACCACTGATTAAGCTTATTCAGTTACTTAAAAAACATGATATTCAAGTATTGTAAAAGTGACGTTTTTTAATAAAAAATATATGAACCTTTATTAAGGATAATCAAAGGTTCAATTTAAAATCGGTAATTTTT
This window of the Shewanella goraebulensis genome carries:
- a CDS encoding Maf family protein; its protein translation is MNSKIILASTSVYRKEILQKLQLPFECISPNIDESPYENETAQALVLRLAEAKAFAGTELYNSINKNDQNESSSVLVIGSDQVAVIDGQIIGKPHTTEKAIKQLQQASGKAITFYTGLSVINSHTKQVFSLIEPFTVHFRELTLAEITRYVELEQPLYCAGSFKAEGLGIALFEKLEGDDPNTLIGLPLIKLIQLLKKHDIQVL